In Leptolyngbya sp. NIES-2104, the genomic window TTGCACGGTATGGTTCTTCGTTTGCAAAGTCTCGCGTCGGTCTCGACCGGCAGTAGGTTGGACTCAGACTCAGATCCATCTGACGATCGCGCTCACTCAACACAGATAATCTTTGCATCTCAACCATTTTGGCGCGTTCTAGTGCAGTGCGATCGTTATCCAGCGGTACGACGCTCCCATTGCGCTCTGGTAATTCGCCAATCCATCTCGCTCCAACCTTGTTGAGACATCCAGGTAGAACCCGCACGGATGGCAACGACTTCTGCTCCAATCCACGCTGCCAACCGAGCAATCCGCACATTTGCACTGACTGTGGAGCCAGAGATTGCCTCTAACTTGAGTTCCCCAAATCCGAAGGCGAGCAGGGCGTGCCCAACCTCGATCGCGTAGGCATATCGCCCCCAATAGTCGGGCGCAAGTTCGATCCCCAGTTCCATCTCACCTGCATCACAACCTCTTCCCCGCAGTCCACAGCAGCCCACAAGCACGTAAGGTTCACGCCGTTGCACAATCGCAAGTTGGTAGTTGAGTCGAGGATGCTCAGAAGTCCATGTGCAAAATGTCTCAAACAAACGAGTTGAATAATCGAGATTCGCTTCACCCGGTTCGTAAAAGAGTTGACTGCGAGGGTCAGTTTGATAGTCCAGGAAGGGCGATCGATCTGCCTCAACGAAATCACGCAGCAGAAATCTTTTAGTGACGATTTCCATATCAGCAAACTGAAGGTTGCGGTCAGGGGCGGCAAGTCACTTTTGCATCAATACCAAGTTTATCAACCGTCCGCTGCAACAAGGCATTGTCCAGTGATGTGATGATCCCAGAAGCTACCCGTAAAATGTGTTCCACCTGTATTCAGACTTCTATTACGCTGACTCGCCCGTGCAGAGCAACTGCATCGCCATTTGTCGGTATTCATCCAAACCCGACCTTAGCGCAAATTCCGCAACGTCTATCGCAACAGTGGCGTTTAGTTCAATCACATGCTCTGCCATCTTTGACCCTGTGTGTCCGCCTGCCTCTGCATATGCCGAAATTAGCTTATTGAGAGCATCTTGACCAAATATGCGGTAAAGGGCAACAAAATCTCTGGCTGGGTCAGTGACAGATGCTTCAGTCCAGTCGATAAATCCCGTCACTTGCGCTTGTGCATTAATCAGAATGTGACCAGCGTGTAATTCACCATGCGTTAAAACCGTTTCTTGCGTCCACATTTCATCGTTATGAAGCCAAGACTGCCAGCGTTCCCATAACGTTTGATCTACAGCAAATTCCTTTTTGACGGCATCCATTCTCTGCTTCATCTCAACACGAACTTCTTCGGCAGTTTTCACAGGAAGACCCACTGCTCGTACTTTCTCAACGCTGACCTGATGCAAGGAAACGATTCCCTTGGCTAACGACTCATAAAATTGATTGGGTACGTTCGCTAGGTCAATCTCCCACACATAGGCTTTTGCTTCTGGATCGACCGTGCCCGCTGGTACACCGTTTAATGCCCGATAAGCAATCAACTCATCGGTGCAAATCGTCCAGCGTGGTACATCTACGCTGAGAAGCGGAGCAATCAGTTCCAGCGTTCGTTTTTCCTTGTCTACTGATGGTAGAACATCCTCTCGCCGAGGAAGACGTAGAATCCAGCGTACTCCATCTGCGTCTGTTGCCAACACGACTTGAAAATCAAGACCCGATTCATTGAATTGCATGGAGCTTTCCTCGATCGGCAAACCACTCCTATGAGCTAACTCCAGCACTTCTTGCCGTGATTTTACATTTTTGATCATGTCACTTACCCCATACCAGAACGCTCAATCTTAACTGTATAACGCCTGAACTCAGCCGCCAGCAGCTCGCACAATCAGATTGGCAGTCGGCGGCAGTGATTTATGTTAGGCAGCATCGGCGACGAACTGCGAAATTGCTGAAGGCTTCCCAGACCGTGAGGGCACGTTCACGCACCCCGCCGTTTGTGCGACCTACTCCTCAAAGCGACCCGTGCTATCCCGATCGCGATCGTATCGTCTTGTGAACGGAAACGACGGTAACCAGGACTCGCGACGGATGATCCAGCTTTCGTAGGTGGGCATCAGTTGGTTAGGGGCATCCAGCGATCCGAGGTTCACTTCGATTTCGTCTGCGGTACGGGCGAAAACAGATGAGCCGCAGCGAGGACAGAAAAACCGCCCAGCGTAGGATCGGGTTTCGCCCTCGATCGTGACTGCCTCCTGAGGGAACACTGCGGAAGCGTGAAACAGTGCCCCATGATGCTTGCGGCAGTCGAGACAGTGACACAGTCCGACCCGGTATGGGAGTCCCGATGCCACAATGCGGGTATTGCCGCACAGACAACCGCCCGTGAATTGGTTCATGCTGCGTCTCCTCTAAAATCAAGCGATCGGACGTGCTGTGTGAAAAGTTTTCCTGATTGCTGTATCAGTTCAAGACGTTGAATGCTTTTGATAATTCGCCGATAGTTTCTGGTAGGAGTGCGATCGCATCGCCAACAACGTCACGACCAACCCAATTAACCCGGTGAGCGTAAATAAAAGTGCAATGCCGCGATCGCTGCCTGTACCAAACCAACTCCCAATCAAATCGACACCCGTTCCCGTAGTCATAAACGGGATGAAAATGAATTGGGCGATCGGGCCAATCATGAACGCGGTCAGAGGTGATGCAGCCTGCTCGATACTTTGAGCGAAGCCGAAAACGCGCCCTTGCCTTTCCAGGGGAATGACGGCTTGCAGAATGGTTTGTTCTGAAGCTTCAACCACTGGAATCAGACAGAGATAAATAAACATCCCAGCGGTCAGCAATAGGATCGAAGCTTGAATTGTAAAGCCAGTCGCAATCACCCACATGACAATATTTGCCAGAAATAGGGTTTGTAATGGGCTTTGCCCCAAGCCTCGTTTGGCAACGACTAATCCACCGACAATAAATCCCAGACTTAAAAGCCCCCACAAAATTCCCCAAACCTGCACTGAAACCAGGGACAGACCATAGGCATCCATCAGAGACATAAAGACTCCGCCCAGGAAGTTGTTGAAGCAGTTGAAGAAAATCAGCCCAAATAATCCGGGGACGAGCGCGATCGCCCGAATCGTACCGCGAATGTCGATCTGTTGGGTGTGGTGTTCTGGATGAATCACCTTTTGTTCGGGAATGGGAAGGGTTGCCAGATGCAGGATAACGGCAACTGTCAGGGCGATCGCCAATACAAGCACCCAGTAAACGCCTAGAAACCCGATCGCCAGTCCGCTGAAGATGGATGCGATTAGAAATGACACTCCATTGGCAGTTCCCATCAGACCATTGGCTTTGTCTCTGTCTGCTTCGGGAATCAGGAGGGTGACAAGCGTAGGTAGGGCGATCGTGCGGATGTTTCCGGCGATCGCTCCCATCAAAGCCAGCACAATAAAAATCCACAGTGGAATGCTAGATACATCGGCAAAAACAGAGGGTGAGGTAGAACTAAAAATGATTTGAGCAAGTAGATATAGAACGAGAGAACAAACGCTAGACAGTAGCATCGCTGTTTTCTTGCGATACCGATCGACCAGCGATCCGAGAAAGAATCCAGACATGGCAACTGTTCCAACATACACACCCGCCATTACTGAGGTTGCCAGTACCGATTGAGTTTGCAGATACACCCAAAAGGTGACTGCAAACCAGACAAAGGTGTTGGTCAGTGCAGCCACCAGTGAGTTGACCAGGATGGCATAAAACGTTTTTGTCATTCGTTCCTACCCATACGTTGGCTGCTGTAGCTAGACTGAAGGCAACACTGCTTCAGCTTCAAGCTCGACTAACCATTCCGGTTCCGATAAACCACTAACAATCACCCAGGAAGTAGCTGGAGGATTGACAGGAAATCGCTTTAACAAAGCCTCTGTAATTTCTTGCTGGTCATTCTTTGCCGAGTCCACAATGTAGATACGCAAAATCACGACATGCGAAAGGTTAGTACCGATCTCAGCGAGGATTGCTTCTATGTTGTCTAGAGCTACCGTGATCTGAGTGGAAATGTCAGCACCTACAGTATTTTCCTCGGCATCAACTCCGACCTGTCCTGATAAAACAACTCGTCGTCCACTTGGAACAACTACAGCTTGACTGAAGCCGTATTGTAATGAGTTGAATACTGTTTTGGGATTTATTACAGTTCTCTGCATGAAGGCTCCTTGCTCAGGAATAAAGGGTCGTAGGTTGTGCTTGTGGCGTAGATCTTCAATGAAATGCTGACATGGTGAAAACAGTTGATGTATGGTGTACGGTTCACGGCAAGAGCCAACATTACGCTATGTATACTACAAATGTAGTATAGCAGGCTATCGATTCATTGAGTCAAGATTTCATCAAAGGTGGCGAGTCACAGTCGGAGGCGACTGCCAGTTATTGTTGCGCCCATCGTAGTAGCAAACCGATAAGTGAGCGAGTTCTTCATCGGTTACGTGATCTAGACAGGCAACATTAATGGTGTAGAACGGCCTATCTTTTTCGACGCTATATCCATGCCAGAAGGGTTGCACTCCACAGGTCTGGCAGAATCGATGATGAGTTTTGCTAGAACCATACTGGTAGTCACTCAAGTTAGCTTCGCCAGCCAACAACCGAAAGGCATTGGGTCTAACAACAACTCCCCAAAGCCTGACCTTGGAGCAAATTGAGCAGTTGCATTTACCCGTCCCTGCATCTAAATCGATATCAGCTTCGAAGCGAACTTTACCGCAGTGACAGCTTCCTTGATAATTTCGGATCATGATTGCACCTCCAGCTTGTGATCAATCTGTTTCCATCGCATAAACAAGCGTCGCTCCAGACTGTAACTGACTCTGGTTCTTTGATTGGTTTCTCTAGTCTGTTTTCGGTGGTGTTGAGTTGAAGAATCTTTACTTTTTCTCCTATTAATCTGCATCCAGAGGGTTGAATTTGCTATTTGGGTAAGTCAATTACAGTGCGATTGAGTAGATTAAACGGGCAGATCCTGAAATGCTGGATAGAGCGGTAAATCGGGGACATCTGACCAGCGGTGTCGCAGTAAATCTAAAAGCTGGCTAGAAGTGTTACGTAAACCAGGAAGCTGATTGAATTCTTGCGATGTTGTAATGAAAGCTTCCAATCGGGCTAAGATGCGCTGACGAATGGTAGAAGTTCCCCAATTCAAATCCTTTCTTAAAGCGGATTCAAGATGCCGCGTTAATGTGTATAGCAACCAAAAGCCACAGGCTTTGACTAAAGCGATTTCAAATCGCCGATCGTCTGCTGCGACTGGACAGCGTTGAATCAAGACCGCCCGATGAGTGTCCTCCATTTGCTGAACTACAGCATGAGGCAAGCGGTTGGCACACCAACAACTGGGAAACATCATCCTGCCATAGGCTGCATCAATCAGAGCATGACCAAAATGACCCGTTTCAAAGTCAATTAATCGTAACCCTGCACCAGTATCTAAAACATTATCAGGGCAAGCATCGGCATGAATGTAAGCTAGATATTCACCGGGATGATTGATTGTTTCGTTGATTGCTTCTAAGTCATGCAACCAACGATTTTCAGTGCAAATTCCCAAGCTTTCCAGCATTAACTGATGCTTATGAATATTTACAGTGTCTCGAATGGGTTTCACATTGGGTGCGATCGCCTTGAACATTTCCTCGAATTCTGCTGCTTTGCCGATTGTCTGGGCGTGGAGCTGACCCAAACATTCTGCGTACTGAAGTAATGCCTGTTCCGCTTGAGCGTAGTCATTTCCCAACAGAGATTCGACGAGACGTGCAGCATTCTGCACATCTTCTAAAATAATCAAGCCTGAATTGCGATCTCCACCATAGAAGCGAGGACTATGCCTGAAATTATCAGGCAGTGTGCTTAAAAATTGAGCACCGACCCAATCATGAAAGAAACGCACTGTATGCCAAGAGTTTGCATCTTCTAAGCGATGAGGATTTACTCTGAGCTGTTTAATCATCAAGCTGGATGGGAGACCTATTTCAGATGAATTGTGGCACCGAAGCAACAAGTTTCTTCTTGTTCTTTTAGAGAGGCACTCAATGCGTGTGAATTGAATTGAACTGCCAACCACAGTTGATAATATTCTCTCAGCAGTAGCGACAGTATGAGGATTGGCTTTTGCAGGGATAAGATTATAAGCGGACTCAATGAGCTTAAGCGGCGAAGTCTGTAGACAATGAAATTTTAAGAAGTTTTCTATCATGATTTTTTCTACTCCTAACACTCCTTAGATGCAAATTCTTCATCATTTCTCCGCTATTTTGCTAAGTTTGCATAGAACATCGCCATTCCTTGTGGTTCATGGCTGTATTTGCCACTATACGACGGTTGATAAGTTTCGTTATATAAACAGAGACTGTTGGGATTTTTCATCACAAACTGCATCATCTGTCGGTGGGGTTCCCCTCGAAAGAACTGTTTCAAGTCCTGTTGTGAAAGCCAATAGCTGACCATGATCACTTCGTTCGCACCACAAATCCCTGCTTTGACTTGCACACATCCTGTCGATGTCGCAGTCGCGCTCCTGATCCAGAGCAGATTCTTCCACATCCAGAAGAAACCTGCGCGATCGCGTGCCAAAAAGCCGTTGATAAAAACAACCGCCTGTGGGTGTTCCGGCAGACTGATTTGGTAAATGGAGTAAATCCTTTCCATATTCAGGCTCCTTTTCGTTTTCATTCGTGGGCTGTTACTCAACAAAAGGATTATTCATTTATTTGAATATACAAGCTAAGATATACTCAATTAAGTGAATATGTCAACCCATTGCCTATGTCTCTGACTTATGCCATTCTGTCTGCCCTGATTAGCGACCCTAGCAGCGGCTACGACCTTGCCAAGCGGTTCAATGCCTCGGTTGAAGGATCAGTTGGTTTTTTCTGGAATGCCAGCTTCCAACAGATTTACCGCGAATTGAATCGCCTGGAAGAAAAGGAGTGGCTGCAATCTGAATCCGTGCAGCAGGAAAATCGACCCGACAAACGCATTTATACTGTAACCGCGTTGGGGAAACAGCAGTTGTGTCAGTGGATTGCTGAATCAGAAGAGATGGCACCGATTAAGGATGAATTGCTCATAAAACTCTACGCTGGACATCTCGTTTCTCGTCAGACGATCGTGACCAAGCTAGAAATGCACTATCAGCAACATCAGCAGCGATTAGCAATCTATCAGGACATTAAGTGTCAGTACTTCAAAAATCCACAAACGCTGTCAAAAACGCTTAAGTTTCAGTACATGACGTTGCTGCGCGGCATTCACTACGAGGCAGGCTGGTTGGCTTGGTGTAATGAAATTACGCCGTTGCTGAAATAGACCTATCTACAGTCGTGAGAACATCGCGATCGGGATTCCTTGAGGGCGTTGTTCCACTTGGTTAAGCAAGCAATAGATTGACGTGATCGATTAGTCTGCTCTGTAGTCCTTCGGTGTTGCACAAGATGCCTGCTGCGGTGAATTGTGTGTACACCCCCCAGGATGGACGCAAGCATCGCCAAGTACAGTGCGTCGTCATCGGCGTCGGATTACAGGAGCGTGCCGTCTATATCGAAAATTGTTGCTTTCACTTTTGTACCGCCTGGGGATAAAGCTTACCGGACGCAGAGAACTCTTACTGTCCAACTCATTGTTTTGCGGCGTTCCGGCGCAGCGATTTGTTGGGCAGTGCGTTCGTTTACGGCTTCTTGGCAAAAAGATAAGCGCGACGGGTTTGAACTTCGATATCGGGGTACGGGTCTCTTCCGATCGCTTCTTCTAGCTCAAAGCCTGCCGTCCTAAGGTAATCTTTCATCTCTGCTGTCTCAAAAAAGTGAAAGTCCAAAAAGACGCTCTCACCAAGCCATTCTTCAAGGTGATTCGTTTGCTGTCCGATGTGAAATGTCAACAAGAGTACGCCTTTTGAATGCAATACCCGCTTCATCTCTTGCAAAGCGTCAGCGACCAACGAACGAGGAATATGAATAATTGAGTAGAAGGCAACGATCCCGCCGAAAAAGCTGTCAGCAACATCATTTAAGGAAAGCATATCGCCTTGTTGAAAAGTGATGTTTGGATTTAACTGTTGCGCCTGTTCGAGCATTCCCGACGACAAATCAATGCCGCACACCTCTAAACCGCGATGTTGTAGATAATTTGCAATGTGTCCAGAACCACACCCTAAGTCACAAATTGTTCCAACACCATTCACCTTCTCGATGAACCAATCCAACATTTTGCAGTCAAATGGCTTTCGATCTAGCTCATCATAAAACTGCTTGGCGTATTCTGCTGCTACACGGTCGTAACTGGTTTGCAATTCTGTTTGCGATCGTTCCATTGGTTCATCCTCCACGAGTTTAAGTGAAACTGCTCAACAGTGAAGTACAGCGGCAGATAACCTTGGCAGCACAACCAAGAGCTAAAAACCGTCTGCTGCAACACGGTTTTTAGGTTGTGCTGCCAAATACGTTGCATAGAACTATTCAAGTAGAGTTAAGACGAGTGACAATCTCATAGCCTCGTGGAGACAGCTGATATCCGCCACGCGCAATACTTTCAGTAAGTCCAAGCTCCTTCAGTTTACGTACTTTGACTTTGAACACTTGTGTATCTAGATGCGCCAAGGCTGCAAGCTCTGTGGCTCGTACACCTGGATGCTCTCTAATCAGTTGTAAAACTGTCATTGTCCAGGAACTGTCTTGACTTTTTATGTCAAATTGTCCTAGCTTTCGACGGACTTTAGCCAGTTCATCATCAGTGAGATTGACCTGCTCTCTCAGTACCTCACGAGGATCTTGTCCTGCAAAGTGCAATCTGATGCGATGTATCGCCCCATCTCCATTTTTGTTCAACATGTGTAATAGTTCTTGGCACGATGAGTAGCCTGCTCTTTGAGCATCTTCTTCCGTAATCTCATCAATACTAACTACATCAACTGCGTCAATTGCTAGAACACCCACTGCTGTCCGAAGTTGACCACCTTCTCGAACTGTTGGACGTTTCCAACGGCGAAATGCTAATGTCACACTTCCGTTTGCTATGAGTTCAAGAACTTGATGCTTAATCAACATGATGGCTAAAGGTTTGAGCTATTGATTCGATGTACCCACTTAGCTAAGTGATGCCCAAAGTGTTCACAGCTTAGGCGATCGCCAGGATGAAGTTCTGGTTCTTTTCTCTCGAAGTTCAAATAGGTTTGTCCCATCACCCCCAAATAAGATCCCAATCGATTCGTTTCATCCGTCGTACCTCGTGCTGTGTAGTCAATTTCTCCAGGATTGACCCAGATCATGCCATGTTGAGCAGCTAGAATGCTGAAGTAGACTAGTGTACTGAGTTTGTCACCGCTGAGTGCAGCTCCGTGAGTAAATCCACCAGCAAGTTTATCCTTCCAAGATTGCTGAAACCATATTTCACTGCTGTAGTCAGCGAACGCCTTGAACTGAGCAGCGGCTCCACCCATATAGGTTGGGGAACCAAATATAATTGCATCCGCCATTTGTAGACTTTCGATAAAACTTTCGTCAGACCAGCGCCCGTCTATTATTTGTGATCCTTCAATCCGCATCAGATCAACGCTAGTATTGGCACGACTGTACACTCCGGAGGCAATTGCTTCAGCCATTAGATGGGTATGCCCTGTGCTGGAAAAGTAAATAATTGCAACTTTGCTCATAGTTCTTTCTAGCCTCTTTAGCAACTGAAGCAAGACTAGTGCATTTGTATTTATCGGTCAAGTGAACAGTTATCTGCCACAACACAATTGCTAGCTGGCTGATCGCGTGAATTGCTCCCACTCAGCACGATACTTGTCTTTTTCGACTTCATCCAGAAATGTTGCTTCCAAAGTATTTAAATTGAGTTGCCAAAGTTCCTCCCAGCTAAATCCTTGTGCTGCAAGCGTTAAATACTCATTCGTCAAACTGGTTGAAAACATGGCTGGATCATCTGAGTTGACGGTGCAGTAAAGCCCAGCCTCTACCATTTTGCGAATCGGGTGAGGCTGACTTCGCTCGACAACCCCTAAACAGTAGTTGCTTTGGGGAGACACTTCTAAAGGAATTTGATGTTGGCGGAGGACTTCCACCAAGTTGGGATCGTCTAAACACCGAATGCCGTGTCCAATTCGCTCAGGCTTTAAAGTATTCACTGCGCCCCAGATGCTTTCTGCTCCCACAGCCTCGCCTGCATGAGCCACCAAGCGGAGTCCTTGCCGACGAGCTTGAGCAAACGTTTCTGTGAACAATTCTGGTGGATACCCAACTTCAAGTCCTCCGACCCCTAAGCCCACAAATAACCCGCGCTCTTTCCCTTTCACGGCAAACTCTAGAACTCGATCTTGAGAATCCGGAATCTCACGCGCAATATCGGGAATGAAATTAATCTGGCAGTGATAGTTGGCTTCCCCCGCAGATCGTCCTGCTGCGATCGCGTCTAAAATCTCGTCATCCTGAAACTTCTGAGTCAGAAATGACGCCCTCAAGAAAGCTTCCGTGTAGCGAATGTTTTCCTCAGCTTGTCGTTTGTAGAGCCGTTCAATCATCAGCGCATAGTCCTCTGGTGTTTGCAAGCACCGAACCGCCGCTGCGTAAACTTGGATGAAATGCGAAAAATCGCGAAACTCAAAAAATGACTTCCATTCGTCTAATGAACTCATCGGTAATTCAACGTGATTTCGCTTTGCTATCTGATAAAACGTCTCTGCGTCTGTTGCTCCTTCAACATGAACATGGATTTCAACTTTGGGCATCGCGCGAAGCCGAGCCGCGAGTTCAGGAGAAATTGAGGTCACTGTGTTAGTTTGTGGCATGAATTCAGCCTCTTACTGATAAAAATAACCTGCTCTGCTGATATTAACGAGTGCAATGAACGAGTGATTTCTCGATCAGAATTCAAATCTAGCTATATGCGGCAAGAGAGGGTAATGACAAGCGCGAGCAGGCTCACGAGCGCAAACCCCGCTCGCGCTACGTGCGAATACTCCCAGCGATCGCGAAACTCTGTCCATCCCGGCGGACGAGTTTTGTTCTCAAGCCGCGATCGATTTGCTCCAAACGAGAAAAAGCCAGAACTGAAGCGATCGAGGTTGTCGCCCTCAACCCAGAACTGATTAATTGGATGCGTGAAGAGCCAATACACAGCTTG contains:
- a CDS encoding ASCH domain-containing protein, coding for MLIKHQVLELIANGSVTLAFRRWKRPTVREGGQLRTAVGVLAIDAVDVVSIDEITEEDAQRAGYSSCQELLHMLNKNGDGAIHRIRLHFAGQDPREVLREQVNLTDDELAKVRRKLGQFDIKSQDSSWTMTVLQLIREHPGVRATELAALAHLDTQVFKVKVRKLKELGLTESIARGGYQLSPRGYEIVTRLNST
- a CDS encoding class I SAM-dependent methyltransferase → MERSQTELQTSYDRVAAEYAKQFYDELDRKPFDCKMLDWFIEKVNGVGTICDLGCGSGHIANYLQHRGLEVCGIDLSSGMLEQAQQLNPNITFQQGDMLSLNDVADSFFGGIVAFYSIIHIPRSLVADALQEMKRVLHSKGVLLLTFHIGQQTNHLEEWLGESVFLDFHFFETAEMKDYLRTAGFELEEAIGRDPYPDIEVQTRRAYLFAKKP
- a CDS encoding phosphotransferase, with protein sequence MIKQLRVNPHRLEDANSWHTVRFFHDWVGAQFLSTLPDNFRHSPRFYGGDRNSGLIILEDVQNAARLVESLLGNDYAQAEQALLQYAECLGQLHAQTIGKAAEFEEMFKAIAPNVKPIRDTVNIHKHQLMLESLGICTENRWLHDLEAINETINHPGEYLAYIHADACPDNVLDTGAGLRLIDFETGHFGHALIDAAYGRMMFPSCWCANRLPHAVVQQMEDTHRAVLIQRCPVAADDRRFEIALVKACGFWLLYTLTRHLESALRKDLNWGTSTIRQRILARLEAFITTSQEFNQLPGLRNTSSQLLDLLRHRWSDVPDLPLYPAFQDLPV
- a CDS encoding GNAT family N-acetyltransferase, coding for MEIVTKRFLLRDFVEADRSPFLDYQTDPRSQLFYEPGEANLDYSTRLFETFCTWTSEHPRLNYQLAIVQRREPYVLVGCCGLRGRGCDAGEMELGIELAPDYWGRYAYAIEVGHALLAFGFGELKLEAISGSTVSANVRIARLAAWIGAEVVAIRAGSTWMSQQGWSEMDWRITRAQWERRTAG
- a CDS encoding flavodoxin family protein; its protein translation is MSKVAIIYFSSTGHTHLMAEAIASGVYSRANTSVDLMRIEGSQIIDGRWSDESFIESLQMADAIIFGSPTYMGGAAAQFKAFADYSSEIWFQQSWKDKLAGGFTHGAALSGDKLSTLVYFSILAAQHGMIWVNPGEIDYTARGTTDETNRLGSYLGVMGQTYLNFERKEPELHPGDRLSCEHFGHHLAKWVHRINSSNL
- a CDS encoding GFA family protein, which gives rise to MIRNYQGSCHCGKVRFEADIDLDAGTGKCNCSICSKVRLWGVVVRPNAFRLLAGEANLSDYQYGSSKTHHRFCQTCGVQPFWHGYSVEKDRPFYTINVACLDHVTDEELAHLSVCYYDGRNNNWQSPPTVTRHL
- a CDS encoding GFA family protein; translation: MNQFTGGCLCGNTRIVASGLPYRVGLCHCLDCRKHHGALFHASAVFPQEAVTIEGETRSYAGRFFCPRCGSSVFARTADEIEVNLGSLDAPNQLMPTYESWIIRRESWLPSFPFTRRYDRDRDSTGRFEE
- a CDS encoding DUF1772 domain-containing protein, yielding MALALAHALELPGKMRLSQETYYTMQPIYYPGFTIGGISEPVSIILTIILLFLMPIGSVDFWLTLVALIGLLGMQAVYWLFTHPINQFWVEGDNLDRFSSGFFSFGANRSRLENKTRPPGWTEFRDRWEYSHVARAGFALVSLLALVITLSCRI
- a CDS encoding MFS transporter, translated to MTKTFYAILVNSLVAALTNTFVWFAVTFWVYLQTQSVLATSVMAGVYVGTVAMSGFFLGSLVDRYRKKTAMLLSSVCSLVLYLLAQIIFSSTSPSVFADVSSIPLWIFIVLALMGAIAGNIRTIALPTLVTLLIPEADRDKANGLMGTANGVSFLIASIFSGLAIGFLGVYWVLVLAIALTVAVILHLATLPIPEQKVIHPEHHTQQIDIRGTIRAIALVPGLFGLIFFNCFNNFLGGVFMSLMDAYGLSLVSVQVWGILWGLLSLGFIVGGLVVAKRGLGQSPLQTLFLANIVMWVIATGFTIQASILLLTAGMFIYLCLIPVVEASEQTILQAVIPLERQGRVFGFAQSIEQAASPLTAFMIGPIAQFIFIPFMTTGTGVDLIGSWFGTGSDRGIALLFTLTGLIGLVVTLLAMRSHSYQKLSANYQKHSTS
- a CDS encoding PadR family transcriptional regulator, whose translation is MSLTYAILSALISDPSSGYDLAKRFNASVEGSVGFFWNASFQQIYRELNRLEEKEWLQSESVQQENRPDKRIYTVTALGKQQLCQWIAESEEMAPIKDELLIKLYAGHLVSRQTIVTKLEMHYQQHQQRLAIYQDIKCQYFKNPQTLSKTLKFQYMTLLRGIHYEAGWLAWCNEITPLLK
- a CDS encoding macrolide 2'-phosphotransferase, with translation MIKNVKSRQEVLELAHRSGLPIEESSMQFNESGLDFQVVLATDADGVRWILRLPRREDVLPSVDKEKRTLELIAPLLSVDVPRWTICTDELIAYRALNGVPAGTVDPEAKAYVWEIDLANVPNQFYESLAKGIVSLHQVSVEKVRAVGLPVKTAEEVRVEMKQRMDAVKKEFAVDQTLWERWQSWLHNDEMWTQETVLTHGELHAGHILINAQAQVTGFIDWTEASVTDPARDFVALYRIFGQDALNKLISAYAEAGGHTGSKMAEHVIELNATVAIDVAEFALRSGLDEYRQMAMQLLCTGESA
- the add gene encoding adenosine deaminase; protein product: MPQTNTVTSISPELAARLRAMPKVEIHVHVEGATDAETFYQIAKRNHVELPMSSLDEWKSFFEFRDFSHFIQVYAAAVRCLQTPEDYALMIERLYKRQAEENIRYTEAFLRASFLTQKFQDDEILDAIAAGRSAGEANYHCQINFIPDIAREIPDSQDRVLEFAVKGKERGLFVGLGVGGLEVGYPPELFTETFAQARRQGLRLVAHAGEAVGAESIWGAVNTLKPERIGHGIRCLDDPNLVEVLRQHQIPLEVSPQSNYCLGVVERSQPHPIRKMVEAGLYCTVNSDDPAMFSTSLTNEYLTLAAQGFSWEELWQLNLNTLEATFLDEVEKDKYRAEWEQFTRSAS
- a CDS encoding RidA family protein gives rise to the protein MQRTVINPKTVFNSLQYGFSQAVVVPSGRRVVLSGQVGVDAEENTVGADISTQITVALDNIEAILAEIGTNLSHVVILRIYIVDSAKNDQQEITEALLKRFPVNPPATSWVIVSGLSEPEWLVELEAEAVLPSV
- a CDS encoding monooxygenase family protein — its product is MERIYSIYQISLPEHPQAVVFINGFLARDRAGFFWMWKNLLWIRSATATSTGCVQVKAGICGANEVIMVSYWLSQQDLKQFFRGEPHRQMMQFVMKNPNSLCLYNETYQPSYSGKYSHEPQGMAMFYANLAK